A window from Pyrococcus kukulkanii encodes these proteins:
- the trmY gene encoding tRNA (pseudouridine(54)-N(1))-methyltransferase TrmY gives MRVFIIKANEAHTDFDFSLRDLPGTSGRIDLICRALNAAFHLSHSFRKNVRVYVTFLGPPDPPKTIRFEGSKIRPKILNPDEISIARIIGKALRVGKDMRNPTKEIEVLPGVFISRMTFEDVVRKNVKMNLYLLDEEGRDISTFVFPKDNVAFILGDHLGLTKEDLSFLEGIAEKISIGPRAYLTSHVISFVNIYLDRLGVP, from the coding sequence ATGAGGGTGTTTATCATTAAGGCGAACGAGGCTCATACAGACTTTGATTTTAGTCTTAGGGATCTCCCAGGGACTAGCGGGCGAATTGACTTAATATGTAGGGCATTAAATGCTGCGTTTCATTTATCTCATTCTTTTCGTAAAAATGTTAGAGTTTACGTTACTTTTCTTGGTCCTCCTGATCCTCCCAAGACTATAAGATTCGAGGGATCAAAGATAAGACCTAAAATTTTAAATCCTGATGAAATTTCAATTGCAAGGATAATTGGGAAGGCGTTGAGGGTTGGAAAGGACATGAGAAATCCTACTAAAGAAATTGAGGTTCTCCCTGGGGTTTTTATAAGTAGAATGACCTTTGAAGACGTCGTTAGGAAAAATGTGAAGATGAATCTATATCTCCTTGATGAAGAGGGTAGGGATATTTCCACGTTTGTGTTTCCAAAAGATAATGTGGCTTTTATACTTGGGGATCACTTGGGCTTAACTAAGGAAGATTTATCCTTTTTAGAGGGGATTGCCGAGAAAATTAGCATAGGACCCAGGGCATACCTAACTTCCCATGTTATATCATTTGTTAACATTTACCTAGACAGGCTTGGTGTTCCATAG
- a CDS encoding FKBP-type peptidyl-prolyl cis-trans isomerase — translation MKVGKGDVIRLHYTGKVKETGEIFDTTYENIAKEAGIYNPKGVYGPVPIAVGAGHVIPGLDRRLVGLEVGKKYTIEVPPEEGFGVRDPKLIKVFTLGQFRKQGIMPFPGLEVEVTTDDGRKLKGRVLTVSGGRVRVDFNHPLAGKTLIYEVEIVEKIEDPIEKIKALIGLRLPMINTNDVIIEVGEKDVKIDFTKVKIDPKTLILGEILLESDIKFIGYEKVEFKPTMEELLKPKDQVVEAQPEETKEERKGEEEGEGDEAQSS, via the coding sequence ATGAAAGTGGGGAAAGGAGATGTCATTAGGCTACACTATACAGGCAAGGTAAAGGAAACGGGGGAGATATTTGACACTACTTATGAGAATATAGCAAAGGAAGCTGGGATTTATAATCCTAAGGGAGTTTATGGTCCAGTCCCAATTGCTGTTGGAGCAGGTCATGTTATACCTGGATTAGATAGAAGACTCGTTGGTCTCGAAGTTGGGAAAAAGTACACTATAGAAGTTCCCCCAGAAGAGGGGTTCGGAGTTAGAGATCCAAAATTAATAAAAGTATTTACCCTTGGTCAGTTTAGAAAACAGGGGATTATGCCTTTTCCTGGGCTTGAGGTAGAAGTGACAACAGATGATGGAAGGAAACTAAAGGGCAGAGTTTTGACAGTAAGTGGAGGAAGAGTTAGAGTCGACTTTAACCATCCCTTAGCAGGAAAGACGTTAATCTATGAAGTTGAAATTGTGGAAAAAATAGAGGATCCAATAGAAAAGATAAAGGCGCTGATAGGACTTAGACTGCCAATGATTAACACTAACGATGTTATAATTGAAGTGGGTGAAAAAGATGTCAAAATAGACTTTACCAAGGTCAAGATAGATCCAAAAACCCTCATTTTGGGAGAAATTCTTCTTGAGAGTGACATAAAGTTCATCGGATACGAAAAAGTCGAGTTCAAGCCAACTATGGAGGAATTACTTAAGCCAAAAGATCAAGTTGTTGAAGCTCAACCTGAAGAGACGAAAGAAGAGAGGAAAGGAGAGGAAGAAGGAGAGGGTGATGAGGCGCAATCCTCTTAA
- a CDS encoding S-layer protein: protein MKVKKIAALAVGAAVAGATLGLASAQPQVPEIPKEFFVKDGQPNVKIVVGSEGAAMDVVSAADIAAAIGSLLYTEKDIKVEDVSVVVKKDITEALGKIPVFNNYDTNSAHLYTEDMNLTDVQAWWNGSDFSANFENSVWADALYNASEDSGNYLKMRVDNVAMLDDTELSAALQLSGIKLVGINETEEKKIEDFKDFEVEVPEVVANISFVIYNYTIEGPTTTDKITKESTTPKDNLITNLVLDNSTLGIYYPDYEDYKIINKTVVDDTGVTDGTTLKILDKEFPIIKVGEDVVNGKTCDDCFTYGKDWGEDYYNRGQTAEFDGYKVIILDIDAYKDKALLKVVSPSGDEETVSLSLEEGGTDSVVLFDGGIRIKLLDTFVGVAGTTSVKLHVWTDLKVFKSGDEVVSGWVAEFKVEDGAIKWLALKNKESLSGDTVKLFDTYVVDYKSTIYGPKKRSDDKKAYAMEAYVYIEPAERQYDVETVSLGDEISDTGYKVEDIKVEFSPTKAYIANKITEPITVLDTEVMEQGLENVKSNLILVGGPVVNKVTAALAEDLGVPADYEGWKEKYGTGAESGQVIYKPECGKIGGYGVVLVAGTDREGTRAAAEALLEYISKL, encoded by the coding sequence GTGAAGGTAAAGAAAATCGCGGCACTTGCAGTTGGTGCCGCAGTGGCTGGTGCAACCCTTGGCCTTGCCTCAGCTCAGCCTCAGGTTCCCGAGATTCCAAAGGAATTCTTCGTTAAGGATGGCCAACCAAACGTTAAGATTGTTGTTGGTAGCGAAGGAGCTGCTATGGATGTTGTGAGTGCAGCTGACATAGCTGCTGCAATAGGAAGCCTACTCTACACGGAGAAGGACATTAAGGTTGAAGACGTTAGTGTCGTTGTGAAGAAGGACATAACAGAAGCACTTGGTAAGATACCTGTATTCAACAACTATGACACGAACTCAGCTCACTTGTATACTGAGGACATGAACCTTACTGATGTCCAGGCTTGGTGGAACGGATCCGATTTCTCAGCAAACTTTGAGAATTCAGTTTGGGCTGATGCCCTCTACAACGCTAGTGAGGACAGCGGTAATTACCTGAAGATGAGGGTTGACAACGTTGCGATGCTTGATGATACCGAGCTTTCAGCTGCACTTCAGCTCAGTGGGATTAAGCTTGTTGGCATAAATGAGACCGAAGAAAAGAAGATAGAAGACTTCAAAGACTTCGAGGTAGAGGTTCCCGAAGTAGTTGCTAACATCTCATTTGTCATATACAACTACACAATTGAGGGCCCAACCACGACTGATAAGATAACCAAGGAGAGCACAACTCCAAAGGACAACCTAATTACAAACTTAGTGCTCGATAACTCAACTCTGGGGATCTATTATCCAGACTATGAGGACTACAAGATCATCAATAAGACTGTTGTAGATGACACTGGAGTCACTGACGGAACAACTCTCAAGATCTTGGACAAGGAGTTCCCAATAATAAAGGTCGGAGAGGACGTTGTAAACGGAAAAACATGTGACGATTGCTTCACCTACGGTAAGGACTGGGGAGAGGACTACTATAATAGAGGCCAGACTGCAGAATTTGATGGGTACAAGGTAATCATCCTTGACATTGACGCTTACAAGGACAAGGCTCTCCTCAAGGTCGTAAGTCCAAGTGGCGATGAGGAGACCGTTTCACTATCCCTAGAAGAAGGAGGGACAGACTCAGTAGTCCTCTTCGATGGAGGAATTAGGATTAAGCTCCTTGACACATTCGTCGGAGTCGCTGGAACCACAAGCGTTAAGCTACACGTCTGGACCGACCTTAAGGTCTTCAAGAGCGGTGATGAAGTAGTTTCAGGCTGGGTAGCAGAGTTCAAGGTTGAGGACGGAGCAATTAAGTGGCTCGCCCTTAAGAACAAAGAATCACTTTCAGGCGACACTGTAAAGCTCTTCGATACCTATGTTGTCGACTACAAGTCAACAATCTATGGGCCTAAGAAGAGATCGGATGATAAGAAGGCTTACGCAATGGAAGCCTATGTCTACATTGAGCCGGCTGAGAGGCAGTACGACGTCGAGACGGTCTCACTTGGAGACGAGATCAGTGACACTGGATACAAGGTTGAGGACATCAAGGTTGAATTCAGCCCAACTAAGGCTTACATAGCAAACAAGATTACTGAGCCAATAACAGTCCTTGACACCGAGGTCATGGAGCAGGGTCTTGAGAACGTCAAGAGCAACCTTATCCTCGTTGGTGGCCCAGTTGTTAACAAGGTAACTGCCGCCTTGGCAGAAGACCTTGGTGTTCCAGCAGACTATGAGGGCTGGAAGGAGAAGTATGGCACCGGTGCTGAGAGCGGCCAGGTCATCTACAAGCCAGAGTGCGGTAAGATCGGCGGTTATGGCGTCGTCCTTGTCGCTGGCACTGACAGAGAAGGAACCAGAGCTGCTGCTGAGGCCCTACTTGAGTACATCTCAAAGCTCTGA
- the amrS gene encoding AmmeMemoRadiSam system radical SAM enzyme produces MKEAKYWEPLDGKKVRCHLCPLNCIINEGKRGSCRVRVNINGKLYALNYGKVSSIALDPIEKKPLFHFWPGSCAFSIGTVGCNMHCKHCQNWEISQADESFPYLQDATPEAIVRLAKHYECESIAYTYNEPTIWYEFVLDTAKLAKKEGLNNILVTNGYINEEPFRELAPYIDAMNIDIKAFNDRFYMKIAGVPSGEPSRKVAEIAKNEFGIHVELTYLIIPTLNDRDEEIRNFARWVVNNLGDDTPVHFSRFFPHYKLLHLPPTPVETLEKAYKIAREEGLKFVYLGNVPGHKGENTYCPRCGELLIERWGFEILRYEIQGGKCKYCGKSIPIIGEYKRKKYRGMWW; encoded by the coding sequence ATGAAGGAGGCAAAATATTGGGAACCTTTAGATGGTAAAAAAGTAAGGTGCCATCTCTGCCCCCTAAATTGTATTATAAATGAAGGAAAAAGGGGATCCTGCAGGGTTAGGGTAAATATTAATGGAAAATTGTATGCCCTGAATTATGGGAAGGTTTCATCTATAGCTCTTGATCCTATAGAAAAAAAGCCTCTTTTCCACTTTTGGCCAGGTTCCTGTGCCTTTTCAATAGGCACTGTGGGATGCAATATGCATTGTAAGCATTGTCAGAACTGGGAAATAAGTCAAGCTGATGAAAGCTTTCCTTACCTTCAAGATGCTACCCCCGAGGCAATAGTTAGGTTAGCGAAACATTATGAATGCGAGAGCATAGCTTACACGTACAATGAACCAACAATTTGGTATGAGTTCGTCCTTGACACGGCAAAGCTTGCCAAAAAAGAAGGATTAAATAATATTTTAGTTACAAATGGTTATATAAACGAAGAACCATTCAGAGAGTTAGCTCCTTATATAGATGCCATGAACATTGACATAAAGGCCTTTAACGATAGGTTTTATATGAAAATAGCTGGCGTTCCTAGTGGTGAACCAAGCAGAAAGGTAGCCGAAATAGCAAAGAATGAGTTTGGAATTCATGTGGAGCTGACTTATTTGATAATCCCAACGTTAAATGATCGGGATGAAGAAATAAGGAACTTTGCCCGTTGGGTTGTGAATAACTTGGGTGATGACACTCCTGTCCATTTCTCAAGGTTCTTTCCACATTATAAATTATTGCACCTACCTCCAACCCCCGTTGAGACTTTAGAAAAAGCTTATAAGATAGCAAGGGAGGAAGGGTTGAAGTTCGTGTACCTCGGAAACGTGCCAGGGCATAAGGGTGAAAACACGTACTGTCCAAGATGCGGAGAATTACTGATAGAAAGGTGGGGATTTGAGATCTTAAGGTACGAGATACAGGGAGGTAAATGTAAATATTGTGGGAAAAGTATCCCCATAATCGGAGAATATAAAAGGAAGAAGTACAGGGGAATGTGGTGGTAA